A region of the Betaproteobacteria bacterium genome:
GCACGCCGGGAGAGGTGATTGCCGACGTGGAGAATTGGATCGAAGCGGAAATGCTCACGTTACCACCCGCATGTTCCAGTTAAAGGATGGCAGGCGACCGTGCGCATTTTCTTCAAGCTAAAAAAAGCGCCGATCGTGCTACCTGAAGAATCAGAGCGCAGCATTGCGCTGGCCGGTCATCGCGTCGACTACAAACTGGTGCGCCGGCGTGGACGGCGTGGTGTTGGTCTCAAGGTAGACGGCACCGGTATGACGGTCGCGGCATCACTGACGACGCCAATTGGCAGCATCGAAGAGATGATCGGCAAGAATTCGCATTGGGTGCTGAAAAAACTCGACGAGTGGTCGCATCGCAGAATTCAGCCGCAACGTTGGGAAACCGGCGCAAAAGTATATTTTATTGGCGAATCGCTGACTTTGATGATCGATGAAGGGGCGACGCGATCAAGTGTTGAACAATCGATGGGTCATCTTTTTGTCAGATTGGCAAAGGCCGATCCGGCGGCAATCGAGAAGGCCGCCTTGGCATGGTACAAAAGGCAGGCCTTACCGCATCTTGCGCAACGCGCATTCTTCTTCTCCAAGCTGCACGGCCTCACGCCGCCGCGCGTGTTCCTTTCCGGCGCCAACAGCCGCTGGGGTAGTTGCAATTCGCGGCGCGAAGTGCGCTTCTCATGGCGTTTGATCAAGGCGCGACCGGCGCTCATCGACTATGTCGTTTGTCACGAGCTGGCGCACCTGCGACACATGGATCATTCGTCTGCATTCTGGACGGAAGTGGAACGGATGTGCCCCGACTATCGGGTCCTGAAGTCTGAGCTGGATTCGAGCGATCACAAGTTTCGAGCGTTCTGAGGGAACTACCATGCAACTACTGCACACCATGATTCGCGTGGTCAATCTCGACAAATCGATTGACTTCTACACCAATGTGCTCGGCATGAAATTGCTGCGCCGCAGAGATTACCCAGACGGAAAATTCACGCTTGCGTTTGTGGGATATGGTGATGAATCGCAGGGCGCGGTGATCGAGCTTACCCACAACTGGGACACGAAAAGTTATGAACTCGGCAATGCGTTCGGGCACATCGCCATTGGTCTGCCTGATGTGTACAAGGCGTGCGATGCCGTGAAAGCCAAGGGTGGCAAAGTTACCCGCGAGCCGGGTCCGATGAAATTTGGTGGTAGCGTGATTGCGTTTGTGGAAGATCCGGACGGCTACAAAATCGAGTTCATCCAAAAAACAACCTAGGGCGCCAGTCCGGCAAGCTGTTTTTCTTGTAACAAATGCGTCGGAATGCGCGCGCCGCGCAGCCGCTTCTGCTCAAAGCAGCCGACGATTGTAAATAGTTGTGTCTTTGATTCTTCCCTCAAGGTATTTGTGCTTGACGTCACAGAGGGGTGCTCTGGTTCACCGTAGGATAGGGTTACTTGGTGAATCAGGGGCGGCAAATGAATCTGATCCAGAACGTGTCGGGAAAAGTTGACCTCTTCAAGCAAGGAGGGGCAAAACTTCAAATGCCATTGCTGAACGCGGTCGTGCGTGAACGCGCGGCATACGCAATGAATGAACCGCGATTCAGGGAAATATCGACCGGCCGCAATGCATCCCCATCGATGGCCCCAATTGTTGATTCCTTGCATGCAAGGATTGTGAGGCGCCTGCAATTCATATTGGTGGCGTTGTGTGCCTTGTGTGCGGGTGCGCTCATTACGTTCGTCTATCTAGGCGGGCATCGGGATGCCGGCTTGAATACGACCGAATTAAAACCTATCGAACAGTTATCCTTTTCGCGCAACGCCAGTCGCGATGCAGAAGTGATGTCGCCAACGCAGGGCGTCGTTCCTGAAATTGATGTGAGGACAGAAGCGGCTGAGTTGGTCGAAAAGTGGGCAGCCGCATGGTCGAAGCGCGATGTCGATCGCTATCTCAAGTTCTATTCAAAGAGCTTTGTGCCGCCGGACAACAACTCGCTGGAAGCATGGGAACAGACACGACGGAACCGCATTCTCGGCAAGCGGCACATTTCTGTAACCATACGCGACCTCAACGTGGAGTTGCTTGACGACAATCGAGCCATCGCGCAATTTGCGCAGACTTACGCGGCGGACAATTACCGCGAATCGCCTGCGACCAAAGTCCTGATCCTGGCTCGCGAGGGGAATGCGTGGCGCATTGCTGCCGAAACGAATTCACGCGACGCAGCTTCGCAAGTATCGCGATAAGAAGCGTCGACAACCCGGCATGCTTCCGTGGTCGGTTGCGTTTCAGCGTATGTTTTGGATCGATGTAATGTAAATGCATAAGCACATGCATTTGCGCGGCGCCGGTACCCTGCAAGTTGATGGCCGCAATCCTTAAGCCGGCTTGCGCAATAAATTCACCCGCATCGGGCGCACAAATCGCGCGCCCTGCAGACTCATGTGCTTCCCGAAGCGCTCGCGAACTTCAGCCAGCTTGTCGCCGACCAGCACCAGTTCGGAGTGGGTGACCCGCACGACCTTATTGAAGAAGTCGTCGAAATCGATAAACGCAAGCGGCATTTCAAAGGTGATCTCAGCAGCATCTTCCAAGAATCCGCCGGCTACCGCCCGCTTCAGCGCGTCGTACGCGGCTGTGCGCACCACGCCTTCATCGTGGAATATGCGGATGATCTCGTTGAAGTCACCAGCAAAGACGGGCTCTGACACATACAGATTTCCCCCCGGCTTCAAGACGCGGTGAATTTCGCGCAAGGAGCGGTCCATCCGATCGATTGGTACATGGTGCAGAGATTTCAGCATGATGACGAGATCGCAGCTGGCGTCTTGTAGTGGAATATCATCAGCGCTGCCGTACAGGAACTCGAGCCCAGGTAAAGGGGCGCTGGCGCAATTGTGGGCGTGCTGGATGGAGTCGACCTCAAGCGCCTTCACGCTCCTCACAAGCTTGCGTTCAATCAGTTTGCGCGCCATTTCCGCTTTGCCGCAGCCCAGTTCGGCGATATCGGCGTCCGCCAGCGCGACAACCGTGCGCAGGAACTCGACTTCATCGATGACCGGTTCGCCAAGTTGCGTTGTTTGCATCAAGCAGCGCCTTCGAGTGTTGTGTCAGTAGACTTTTTTGTAAACGCCAGCGATGCGTCGGCCAGCGCGATGAAGTCGGTGACAGAGAGCGTTTCGCCGCGGCGCCTGGGATCGATACCCTGCGCGAGAATCGCCTCCGCGGGCATGAAAAGCTTGAGTGTATTGGCCAAGGTCTTTCGCCGCTGTCCGAAACCCGCCGTCACCAATGCGGCGAATCGGCTATCGTCGCGCGCCGCCGGTCGACCCGCTGGCAGCGGTACCAAATGCACGATGGCGGAATCCACTTTCGGCGGCGGTGTAAACGCGCCCGGCGGCACGTCGAACAATCGCTTCATCTGAAAGCGATATTGCAGCATGACCGACAGGCGTCCATACGCTTTCGTATCAGGTGCCGCGACCATGCGATCGACTACCTCCTTTTGCAGCATGAACGTCGCATCGATCAGTTGCTCCGCGAATCCCGCCAGATGAAACAGGAATGGCGTCGAGATGTTGTAAGGCAGATTACCCACGCACCGGAAACGCGATGTGAGTTTGCCGAAGTCGAATTCCAGCACATTCTCTTCATGCAACGTGAATTGGTCCGCCGGAAAACGCGCACGCAATACGGCGGCGAGATCGCGGTCGATTTCCACTGCGTGCAGATGATGCAGCTTTGCTATAAGCGGCGCGGTCATCGCACCGGGGCCGGGGCCGATTTCGATCATTACATCTTCGGGTTTTGGCGCAATGGCGTTGACGATGCGGTCGATATAGTGGCGATCAGTCAGGAAGTGTTGTCCAAACCTCTTCTTTGCCTTGGGCAGCATCGCAGTGATTGCGCCTATTTGCGCTTTACGGCGAGTTCAATCGCCAAGTCAATTGCGGCTTTCATGCTGCCGGTATCGATGCGTCCGGTTCCTGCCAGATCCAGGGCCGTGCCATGATCCACGGAGGTACGGATGATCGGCAACCCGAGAGTGATGTTGACACCCTGGCCAAAGCTGGCGTACTTCAGTACAGGCAAACCCTGATCGTGGTACATCGCCAGCACCGCGTCCGCCTGCGTGAGATGGCGTGGCGTGAAGAGTGTGTCAGCCGGCAGCGGACCGGTGAGTTGCATGCCTTCATGTTTGAGCTGCTCGATGACCGGGCCGATGATGTCGATTTCTTCGCGGCCGAGATAACCGCCTTCGCCTGCGTGAGGATTCAATCCTGTCACCAGAATCCGTGGCGCGGCAATCCCGAACTTGCCGATCAAATCTGCATGCAGGATTCTGAGCGTGGTCGTCAGACTATCTCGCGTGATGGCGGCGGGCACGTCGGCGAGCGCCAGATGTGTCGTCGCAAGTGCTACGCGCAGTCCGCCGCCGGTGAGCATCATGACGACGCGCGCGGTTCCGGACTTTTCTGCAAGATACTCAGTATGGCCGCTGAAATTGATACCTGGAATATTCGCGTCGTTGATGATGCCTTTGTGTACCGGCGCGGTGACCATCGCGGCGAACTCGCCGGAACGGCAGCCTTCGATGGCGCGGTCAAGTAGCTTCAGTACGTACCGGCTGTTGGTGGCGTTGAGTTTCCCTGCGATTGCCGGCGCGGCAGCGGGAGTTGCATCGATTGGCAAGGCACTGATGTCGACGCCCAGTATTGTCGCGCGTGACGCAAGCAAATCGCGATCACCAAGCACAACGAGGTTTGCCGCGAACTTTTCCTTTGCGAGCAGCACGCAAAGATCCGGTCCGATGCCCGCTGGCTCGCCAGATGTAATGGCGATGGTGGGTTTGTCGTCGGCGGTGTTCAAGGTCATGCGACCAGACCTTTCGTCTGGCTCATAATCCACCGCGAACTTGATTCCGTGCGCGCTAACCAGAGGTCAATATGCGTTTTTGCAATGTTTGCAGTGTAGACATCTTGTGCCTCCTTCCCCCGAGGAAACGGGGGAAGGGTGGGATGGGGATGTCTCTGCAGGTGGTATCGCCCCCTTCCCAGCCTTCCCCCGTCGCCGGGGGCAGGAGTCAGCCGGTCGAGCACAGGCAACTCAGAAAAGACTCCAATTTGCTTGAACCCAAGGTCCGGATCGTGCTGCGCTAAATCGCGCCAATTTAGATGCCTTGCACTCATGAGACCCTATCCGGGGATGACGATTGTCCGCGTGTGCGGACAATCGCCACTACTATTCCGCCCGAAATTCGACAAACGCCCGATCCCGTGTCTGGCGCAGCCAGTCCTGAAAAGCTTCGTCGGCCTTACGCGCGCGAATTGTGTTGCGCGCACCGGCGCGCTTTCTCTCTTCCGTCACGCCTTCGGTGCGCCGCTCGATAACCTGTACCAGATGCCAGCCAAACGTACTTTGCACCGGTGCGGAAATTTCATTGTCGCGCAGTTGATTCATTGCGCGTTCGAATTCCGGCACCGTGTCGCCAGGCGAAATCCAACCCAGGTCACCGCCTTTCGAGTTCGATGGATCGTCGGAATGCACTTTGGCCAGTTCGGCAAAATCGGCTCCGCCGATCACGCGTTCGCGCAGGCGCGCCAGGCGCTCTTTCGCATCGGTGTCGGTCACGCCTTCCTTGCCCTTGATCAGGATGTGGCGCACGTGGGTCTGCTGAATCGTCGGCTGCGCGCTGACGCCACGTTTGTCCAGCAGCTTGACGATATGAAAGCCATTCGCGCTACGCAGAATATCGGTAATCTCGCCAGCTTTCAGGGGAGTCAGTGCATCCAGGAATATGGCGGGCAAGCGGCCTGATGGTCGCCAGCCCAGATTGCCGCCTTGCAAGGCATCTGGCGCGTCGGAGTATTGCGCGGAAATTTGCGCAAACTCCGCACCCTTCCGCAATTCGCCCAGCGCCTGCAAGGCACGTTTGCGGCGAGTCTCGATCTGCGCGCTGGTGGCTTGCTCGGGAACAAGTACCAAAATGTGGGCGAGGCGAAATTCGCGATCAGTTGTTGCTTCACGCGCTTCGAGCGAGAGCTGTGTATCCACCTCTGCTTCCGTTACATTGATGCCGCTCTCCACTTCACGCTCACGCAGCCGCGACATAATCACTTCACCGCGGACTTCCTCGCGAAATTTTTGCCACGATACGCCATCTTGTTCAAGACGCCGCCGGAATTCGGTCATCGACAGGTTGTTTTCGTCGGCGATGCGCTGCAAGGCTTTGTCGAGCGTGGCGTCGTCCACGCGAATGCCGGTTTCCTTTGCTTCCTGCAGTTGCACCATGTCGTTGATCATGCGTTCAAGCAATTGTTTCCTGAGCGCGTCCTGTGGCGGCAACTGTGTACTTTGCGCCTGCAACTGTTTAACCACGATGGCCATGCGGTTATTCAGGTCGTTGAGTGTGATCACTTCGTTGTTGACGATGGCAACGATGCGATCGAGTTCAACCACGCCTGCCGCTTTAGCGGGCGCGGTGAGACGCGTGTCGATTTTGGCCGCGGCCGCCGGGACGGGCGCCAGGGTCGTAATGGAATTCACAGGTGGCGATGCGGGCGACGACGGTGCCGGTGTGGCAAGCTGTGCCACGGAAGGCAATGGCACAGCTGACAGCAACATGGCAGTGAAAGCAACGGTCAGGCGATATTTCATGGTGCAGATTCCAAAGGGAAGCGACGCGGTAAAGAGACAAAGGCTAGAAACATGGCGGGTTGTTTGACGGGCTGAACGGCGGGTTTAACGATCCACTAGCGATCATCAGACCGACGATAGCCTGGAATGTTCTGTCTGAGGGTCTCCAGCGGGTTAATGCCCAGTTTGGAGAGGCCTTTTAACTCCAGTTGGAACTGGAAAGAGTTTGAATATTGTTGCGTGGCAGTCGCAAAACGGTGTGCGACCAACCGGAATTCCCAGCATCCCTGATTATACTCGACGCCCAAGAGGCCCTCGATCAGGCGCTTATCCTGAAACGAGTGGTTGGCGCGGGCGAGCAACGTCCATGCGGGAGCAGCTTTGCCAAACGGCCATTGGGCAGAGATATCAACCTGCTTCAGGGAATCGCGTGTGTAGCGATAGCTGAAGTTGAGTATCCGTCCGCTGTCTGCGTTGTAGCGGGCGGCGATATTGGCGCGCTGGAATTCTGTCTTGGATGTGGAGTACTGAAAGCCCGAATCCAGAAACCAGGAATCCGATAGTTGCCCCGACAAGGCCGTCAACAAGTCCGAGCGACTCAGGTTGCCCTGCTGTTCGCCGGACAGACCGAGCGCGCTGTCGGAAAGTGTGACCCGTTGCGGACGAAAATAGTAGCGCTGTCCTATCGCCGCGCGCAGGCGCTCGATGCCGGTCAGGTTCTCGATGAATCGGGTCGTGATGGCAGCCGTCATTTGTTTCGCATCCGAAATACGGTCCCCACCGACAAAAAGGTTCTCGTTGAAAATCTGCGCGAAACTGAAATCGGTCGCGGCGGTCGAGAAGGAAGGCAGGCGGCTTTGATCGCGAAACGGCACATACAGAAAGAACAGACGTGGTTCCAGCGTCTGTGAAACAGATTCGCCCCACAGCGTGAGCGGTCGTTCAAATGACAACCCGCTATCGACACTGATGATCGGCAGGCTGCGCGTGCCGCTCTCAAATCCCGTCTCGTTTCTGGTCAACTGGTAATGCGTGGTGTGGAACCCGACTTTGGGCGTGATGAAACCGTAGGGTGCGGTAAATGGCATCGACGCCGATGGATAGAAAAGCAGCCGCTGGCCGTTCACCAGTGTCGGGTGTTGAAAATCCGTAAACTCTCCGAGTGCATTCAATTCCACGCCATTCCAGCGGTTGGGGTGCGCATTGAACGAGATTTGCGGCGCCAGCCGGTACGGCGGCGTGACCAGCGCCGCCGGGTCCTGCAACGTCTGATAGCCGAGATAACGCATGGACCAATCGCCAACGATACTGGCGTACGACAAACTGGCGTCGCGCGGTAGATTGGTCTGCGCGGTATTGGCGATACGCGTGGACAGATCGCGGAAATAGTTGTCGTCCGAAACCTTCTGTGCATAGACGGAAGCACTCCAGCCCGGCGCCAGCCAAGGCGCCAGATTCTGATAATGCCGCAACGACACCAGATAGCGGTTGTTGTCGATTACGCGGTCGTGCGGCAGGTATTCCGTATCAAGCTCGCCCAGATAGTCGCGACCGAGATAACGAAACTCCGTGCCGATCTGTACACCGCGGCGCGTGAACATTTTCGGGGTAATGGTGGCGTCGTGATTGGGCGCGATATTCCAGTAGTAAGGCACAGCCAGCTCGAAACCGCTGCTGGTCGATGAACCAAATGACGGCGGCAGGAAACCCGACTTGCGATCGCTGTTCAGCGGAAAGGTCATGTAGGGCATGTATAGAATCGGGACGCCTTTGAATTCAACGACGCCGTTAATTCCCGTACCGATGTTGCGCTCGCGGTCGAGCGCCAATTCGGAGACTTTCAGATACCAGTCGTCCTGATCGGGCTTGCAGGTCGTGTAGCGCGCGCCGAACAGGCGTTCCTGATCGGGCCCCTCGAGATTCATGCGCGCCGCCGATCCGCGTGCCTCATAGCGCTGCCCAGGCCGAGTTGGATTCTTCGAGAAAAAGAAACTCGGTTGTTCGAGTGTGCCGATTTCCGTCGCGACCGTCAGCTTGAGCCCCAGTCCGCTGACAATATCGCCACCACGATCCAACCGCACCTTGCCGGGGATCGATGCCAGATCGGTCAGCATGTCGTAATCGACGCGATTGGCGGTTAGCTCCATGTCGCCCCGCTTGACGGAAACGTGCCCGCTGGCCGACACGCTTATCTGATTGATACCGTCAATCTCGTCGGCAGAAATCAACAGCGGCCCGGTTTTCGCCGGACGTTGCAGCAGGCCACCCGGTGTCGGCATCGACCTTTCCGCTTTCAGGCCGTCCTGAATGGCGGCGTCGAGATCAGCCTGGCCAGGGGCGGACGCCACCTGTTGCGCAAAGATTGGCGGCGCGCCGGCGCATAGCCACAGACCGGCAAGCACTAAAGCGGCGCACGTGCGAGTGGACGCAAGGGCGGGCGAGCGGCGGGACGAGTGCAGGGTCAAGGTACGGGAAGGCACGAGGAAGGGAGTCGTCGAATCAGTGGGGCGATGGATGGAAAATAGGGGAAGGCGGCGTGACGGTGAATGATAAAATTCAGTTTGTTTCTACAAGAAAAATAGCATGCCTGAAACCTTGTTGTCCCCGTCGTCACCAAGCCCGCGCATCGACGCACTCCATGCATGGCTTGTTCCCGAACTCAAACGCGAAGGCATCACCGAATACACACTGGAACCCGCCTCGACCGACGCGAGTTTTCGCCGCTATTTTCGCATAACCTCCTCTGCGGTAACGTACATCGTCATGGACGCGCCGCCCGAGCAGGAAGATTGCCGCCCATTCGTCAAGGTCGCGGCCCTCATGCGCGAAGCCGGTGTCAACGCGCCCGCGGTGCTCGCGCAGGATCTGTTGCAAGGCTTCCTGCTGCTCACTGATCTCGGCCGCCAGACCTATCTCGATGTCATCAACGACGATAACGCCGATAAACTTTTCCGCGAAGCCAACGCATCGTTGATCAAATGGCAGCTCGCCTCGAAGCCGGGCGTGTTGCCGGTATACGGCGAAGCGCAGATTGCACAAGAACTCGCGCTATTCCCGGATTGGTATATTGCCCAACATGTCGGCGCCACCTTGAACGACAAGCAGCGCAACACCTTGCAGTCAGTGTTCGCTGCCATCGCCCAGCATGCCATCAGCCAGGCCAAAGTCTATGTGCACAGCGACTACATGCCGCGCAACCTGATGATCTCCGATCCACCGCTGGAAAATGCGCCCGGCGTGCTCGATTTTCAGGACGCCGTGTACGGGCCAATCAGCTACGACATCGCCTCACTCTACCGTGATGCCTTCATTTCCTGGGACGAAGAACGCGTCCTCGATGGCACCATCCGTTACTGGGAGAACGCGCGCAAGGCAGGACTACCGATGCCCGCGCATTTCGGCGATTTCTATCGCGACGTGGAGTGGATGGGCTTGCAACGGCACCTGCGAATCCTCGGCATCTTCGCGCGATTGAATTATCGTGACGGCAAGCCCATGTACCTTGCCGATACGCCGCGCTTTGTGAATTACGTGCGCAAGACCAGTGAGCGCTATGGCGTGTTGAGGCCGTTGTTGAGGCTGTTTGATGAGATGAAAATTGGGGATGCAGCGGTGGAGGGGTATCGGTTTTGAATGGAAAAGTCTAGGGCTGGTGCGGCGTTTGGGGATAAAATGGCTGGAAATGCGCGCCAGGGCTAGAGTTTTTACCGGTCACGCTTCGCCGAACATCAAGTCGCTGTCACGGATCGCCACAAAATGCACAAGTCGACCAGCGTACAATGACGCCTTTCATTCACACCCATTCCCCCACCCATGAAACGCGAAAGCTTCCCCTTCCCCGTCGTCGTTCCCAACGTCAAAATCCATGCCGAGCGTCGCAAGCGTCTCGCGAAAAATCTGAAAGAAGGCATTGTGCTGCTGGCGACTTCGCCGGAAGTGGCGCGCAATGCCGATGCGCATTACGACTATCGTTGGGACAGTCATTTCTATTACCTCACCGGGTTCCGCGAACCGGAAGCGGTGCTGGTCATTTTGCTGGGAAAGAAGCCTCGGCACATTCTGTTTTGCCGCGACAAGAATCTGGAACGTGAAATCTGGGATGGGTTTCGCTTTGGTCCGGAGGTGGCCAAGGAAGTGTTCAGTTTCGATGAGTCGTATTCGATTGCCGAGCTGGAAACGCGCATCCCGGATCTGATGACGAATCAGGATGTGATTCACACGCCAATCGGTGCCTCGTCCACGTGGGATCAATCGATCACCCGCTGGCTGAATGCGGTGCGCGCCAAGGTGCGAACCGGTACGACGGCGCCTTCGGAGGTGCGCGACCTGCGCACGCCGGTGGGGCAGATGCGGCTCATCAAGGACAAGACCGAGATCGACATCATGGCGCGTGCGGGCAAGATTTCCTCCGATGCACACGCACGGGCGATGCGCTTCGCCAAACCGGGGATGTTTGAGTATCAGGTCGAAGCGGAAATTCTCCACGAGTTTGTGATGAACGGCGCGCGGCAGCCTGCTTACGGCAGTATCGTCGCGGCCGGCGGCAACGCCTGCGTGTTGCACTACCGGGAGAATTCCGCGCAGTTGAAGAGAGGTCAATTGATGCTGATCGACGCGGGGTGCGAGCTGGAAAGCTACGCGGCCGACATCACCCGCACGTTCCCGATCGCGGGCAAATTCAGCGGGCCACAACGCGATATTTACGAGCTGGTGCTGGAATCGCAGCTCGCGTGTATCAAGGCGGTCAAGCCGGGCGCGCCGTTCGGCAAGTATCACGACGTTGCCAACCAGGTGCTGGCGCAGGGCCTGATCGATCTCAAGCTGTGCAAGGGCTCGCTCGCGAGCGTGCTGGAACAGGAAACATACAAACAGTTCTACATGCACCGCGCCGGTCACTGGCTGGGGCTGGATGTGCATGACGCCGGCGAATACAAACGCGATGGCAAATGGGTGACGATGCAGCCGGGCATGGTGTTGACGGTGGAACCGGGGTTGTATATCCGTCCGGCCGACAATGTGCCCAAGCATTTCTGGGATATCGGCGTGCGGATCGAGGATGATATCCTGGTGACGGCCAAGGGAAATATCAACCTGACGGCGAGCTGTCCGAAATCGGTGAAGGATATTGAGGCGCTGACCTGCGGGTAGTGGGTGACAGTCCATTCCCATTCGTCATTCCCGGTTCCGCGGGAATGACATTGCATATTTAGCGTTATGCCCAAAGTAATCATCATTGGTGCTGGCCCCGTTGGCGCCACGTTTGCACTTTTGGCCGCACGGCAGGGTTTAAACGTCACGGTACTTGAAGCGCGTGAAGGTCCGTCGCGCGAATCGCGTTCGTTGGCGCTGTCGTATGGCAGCCGCGAGATTCTCAGCGTGGCGGGTGTCTGGAAAGACAATCTGCGGGCGACGGAAATTTTGACCATCCATACCTCGCAGCGCGGCGGTTTTGGCCGCATGCGGCTGTCACATCTCGACGCGAATGTGCCGGCATTGGGCTATGTGCTGTCTTACGCCGATTTGCAGCTGCAGCTTGACCGCATGCTCGAAGAGCAAGGCATAACCGTGATGCGCGGCGCCTTGTTATCCGCGATTGACGACGCGACTGGCGAAGTGAAGGTGAATTTCTCGCAGGACGGCGCAGACCGGACGATGGTCGCCGACGCGGTGGTGCTTGCGGATGGCGGCGCCAATCTCGGCAAGGTGCCTGCTCTTCATGCTGACGAAAAAGGTTATGGGCAAAGCGCGCTACTGGGGCACGTGATCACGGATGCCGCGCATCGTGGTACCGCCTATGAACGCTTCACGCCCAAAGGTCCGGCCGCATTGCTGCCGCATGGGGGCGAGCGGGAATACTCGATGGTGTGGGTGTCCTCGACGGCGCGCATTGAGGCATTGAAGTTGCTGAGTGACGCGGAGTATATCGCGGCGTTCCAGCAGCATTTCGGTTTTCGCGCCGGAAAATTCCTGTCCATTTCGAATCGGCGAAGTTTTCCACTGAAGTTGCGTACCGTTTCGTCGCGCGTCGCGGGCCGGATTGCGGTCATCGGCAATGCCGCGCAGGCGCTGCATCCGGTGGCCGGACAGGGATTCAATCTCGGCTTGCGCGATGCGGATGAGCTTTCGCGGCGCCTGAGCGCCGACCCGGATCCGCGCCGTGTTACGCAGGCTCTGCGGGAATACGAGGCGTTGCGCGATCGTGATGTCGAGCGCAGCGTGGGGTTCACGGACTTTCTGGTGGGCGCGTTTTCCAATGACCACATGTTATCGCG
Encoded here:
- a CDS encoding M48 family metallopeptidase encodes the protein MRIFFKLKKAPIVLPEESERSIALAGHRVDYKLVRRRGRRGVGLKVDGTGMTVAASLTTPIGSIEEMIGKNSHWVLKKLDEWSHRRIQPQRWETGAKVYFIGESLTLMIDEGATRSSVEQSMGHLFVRLAKADPAAIEKAALAWYKRQALPHLAQRAFFFSKLHGLTPPRVFLSGANSRWGSCNSRREVRFSWRLIKARPALIDYVVCHELAHLRHMDHSSAFWTEVERMCPDYRVLKSELDSSDHKFRAF
- the gloA gene encoding lactoylglutathione lyase, producing MQLLHTMIRVVNLDKSIDFYTNVLGMKLLRRRDYPDGKFTLAFVGYGDESQGAVIELTHNWDTKSYELGNAFGHIAIGLPDVYKACDAVKAKGGKVTREPGPMKFGGSVIAFVEDPDGYKIEFIQKTT
- a CDS encoding nuclear transport factor 2 family protein is translated as MNLIQNVSGKVDLFKQGGAKLQMPLLNAVVRERAAYAMNEPRFREISTGRNASPSMAPIVDSLHARIVRRLQFILVALCALCAGALITFVYLGGHRDAGLNTTELKPIEQLSFSRNASRDAEVMSPTQGVVPEIDVRTEAAELVEKWAAAWSKRDVDRYLKFYSKSFVPPDNNSLEAWEQTRRNRILGKRHISVTIRDLNVELLDDNRAIAQFAQTYAADNYRESPATKVLILAREGNAWRIAAETNSRDAASQVSR
- a CDS encoding class I SAM-dependent methyltransferase, with product MQTTQLGEPVIDEVEFLRTVVALADADIAELGCGKAEMARKLIERKLVRSVKALEVDSIQHAHNCASAPLPGLEFLYGSADDIPLQDASCDLVIMLKSLHHVPIDRMDRSLREIHRVLKPGGNLYVSEPVFAGDFNEIIRIFHDEGVVRTAAYDALKRAVAGGFLEDAAEITFEMPLAFIDFDDFFNKVVRVTHSELVLVGDKLAEVRERFGKHMSLQGARFVRPMRVNLLRKPA
- the rsmA gene encoding 16S rRNA (adenine(1518)-N(6)/adenine(1519)-N(6))-dimethyltransferase RsmA; amino-acid sequence: MLPKAKKRFGQHFLTDRHYIDRIVNAIAPKPEDVMIEIGPGPGAMTAPLIAKLHHLHAVEIDRDLAAVLRARFPADQFTLHEENVLEFDFGKLTSRFRCVGNLPYNISTPFLFHLAGFAEQLIDATFMLQKEVVDRMVAAPDTKAYGRLSVMLQYRFQMKRLFDVPPGAFTPPPKVDSAIVHLVPLPAGRPAARDDSRFAALVTAGFGQRRKTLANTLKLFMPAEAILAQGIDPRRRGETLSVTDFIALADASLAFTKKSTDTTLEGAA
- the pdxA gene encoding 4-hydroxythreonine-4-phosphate dehydrogenase PdxA, yielding MTLNTADDKPTIAITSGEPAGIGPDLCVLLAKEKFAANLVVLGDRDLLASRATILGVDISALPIDATPAAAPAIAGKLNATNSRYVLKLLDRAIEGCRSGEFAAMVTAPVHKGIINDANIPGINFSGHTEYLAEKSGTARVVMMLTGGGLRVALATTHLALADVPAAITRDSLTTTLRILHADLIGKFGIAAPRILVTGLNPHAGEGGYLGREEIDIIGPVIEQLKHEGMQLTGPLPADTLFTPRHLTQADAVLAMYHDQGLPVLKYASFGQGVNITLGLPIIRTSVDHGTALDLAGTGRIDTGSMKAAIDLAIELAVKRK
- a CDS encoding peptidylprolyl isomerase — its product is MLLSAVPLPSVAQLATPAPSSPASPPVNSITTLAPVPAAAAKIDTRLTAPAKAAGVVELDRIVAIVNNEVITLNDLNNRMAIVVKQLQAQSTQLPPQDALRKQLLERMINDMVQLQEAKETGIRVDDATLDKALQRIADENNLSMTEFRRRLEQDGVSWQKFREEVRGEVIMSRLREREVESGINVTEAEVDTQLSLEAREATTDREFRLAHILVLVPEQATSAQIETRRKRALQALGELRKGAEFAQISAQYSDAPDALQGGNLGWRPSGRLPAIFLDALTPLKAGEITDILRSANGFHIVKLLDKRGVSAQPTIQQTHVRHILIKGKEGVTDTDAKERLARLRERVIGGADFAELAKVHSDDPSNSKGGDLGWISPGDTVPEFERAMNQLRDNEISAPVQSTFGWHLVQVIERRTEGVTEERKRAGARNTIRARKADEAFQDWLRQTRDRAFVEFRAE
- a CDS encoding LPS-assembly protein LptD: MASAPGQADLDAAIQDGLKAERSMPTPGGLLQRPAKTGPLLISADEIDGINQISVSASGHVSVKRGDMELTANRVDYDMLTDLASIPGKVRLDRGGDIVSGLGLKLTVATEIGTLEQPSFFFSKNPTRPGQRYEARGSAARMNLEGPDQERLFGARYTTCKPDQDDWYLKVSELALDRERNIGTGINGVVEFKGVPILYMPYMTFPLNSDRKSGFLPPSFGSSTSSGFELAVPYYWNIAPNHDATITPKMFTRRGVQIGTEFRYLGRDYLGELDTEYLPHDRVIDNNRYLVSLRHYQNLAPWLAPGWSASVYAQKVSDDNYFRDLSTRIANTAQTNLPRDASLSYASIVGDWSMRYLGYQTLQDPAALVTPPYRLAPQISFNAHPNRWNGVELNALGEFTDFQHPTLVNGQRLLFYPSASMPFTAPYGFITPKVGFHTTHYQLTRNETGFESGTRSLPIISVDSGLSFERPLTLWGESVSQTLEPRLFFLYVPFRDQSRLPSFSTAATDFSFAQIFNENLFVGGDRISDAKQMTAAITTRFIENLTGIERLRAAIGQRYYFRPQRVTLSDSALGLSGEQQGNLSRSDLLTALSGQLSDSWFLDSGFQYSTSKTEFQRANIAARYNADSGRILNFSYRYTRDSLKQVDISAQWPFGKAAPAWTLLARANHSFQDKRLIEGLLGVEYNQGCWEFRLVAHRFATATQQYSNSFQFQLELKGLSKLGINPLETLRQNIPGYRRSDDR